A part of Diprion similis isolate iyDipSimi1 chromosome 12, iyDipSimi1.1, whole genome shotgun sequence genomic DNA contains:
- the LOC124413253 gene encoding nuclear RNA export factor 1-like encodes MPRKNSKGRGWNNNRPQQRRDNSERRQYYGHDDRTLYSDRDSVPRVSFKTSRIGKGGRGERHNKDRQRDLEAGLRRHLDDDTEMSDEVRQNRGRSSGWRGNARGMGRARARRNSPVPSRGVDDHRQRNLHAAPANCYKVHIPNAATFDKEYLLEILTSHLAPDTLIPIMYKLQGNDVTFYIDEFTIANKLLKADRQIITNNGAKLNIKVRPYFPPAEVDQQFKDRIKIAIVKRYVTASALDLSQFHRDKDLYQDMFCALFQPKILTVVIDIISEHTPNLEALNLDGNKLQNIDRFGTQLHTKLPNLSILHLSNNRIRDLKAIDALKQLKLKELRLLGNPICDKYKQRPEEFISDIRKRFPKLLKLDDMNLPPPIGFEIAADEDASKLPVSQRVFSITNETRQVADAFLHQYFLIFDSDNRQPLLNAYDEQASFSLTIACKHDNLNRFKEYLPHNRNLFRITDRERRLKLMKQGRLPVVSFLSEIPKTKHCFNSFSMDISLCSQVAMVVMITGVFQEVETDKKELRYFSRSLLIVPQGSGFCIRNEQLHITEPTDDQKKQALTELSADNSNARITESSGPVVAQQDPHLQMAMALSQQSGMNLEWSRECLIKVQWNFDMALAAFKNFHELGQVPPQAFQK; translated from the exons atgcCGAGAAAAAATAGCAAGGGTCGTGGCTGGAATAATAATCGACCACAGCAAAGACGAGATAACTCTGAAAGAAGGCAATATTAcg GTCATGATGACAGAACCTTATACTCTGACCGTGACTCCGTGCCAAGGGTATCGTTTAAAACGTCAAGGATTGGTAAAGGAGGTCGAGGCGAAAGGCACAATAAGGACAGACAAAGAGACTTAGAAGCTGGACTGAGACGGCACTTGGATGATGATACCGAGATGTCTGACGAAGTGAGGCAAAACCGCGGTCGGTCTAGCGGATGGAGAGGCAATGCAAGAGGCATGgg tcGGGCCAGAGCAAGAAGGAATAGTCCCGTGCCTTCCAGAGGAGTAGATGATCACAGACAAAGAAATTTACATGCGGCTCCTGCAAATTGTTACAAAGTTCATATCCCAAATGCCGCTACATTTGACAAAGAATATTTGCTTGAGATTCTAACTTCTCATTTAGCACCTGATACATTAATTCCAATTATG TATAAACTCCAAGGTAATGATGTTACCTTCTACATAGACGAATTTACAATAGCAAATAAACTGCTGAAAGCCGATCGTCAAATAATAACCAACAATGGAGCCAAATTGAATATCAAAGTGAGGCCTTATTTTCCACCAGCCGAAGTTGACCAGCAATTCAAAGATCGAATTAAAATTGCTATTGTAAAGCGATATGTGACAGCAAGTGCTCTTGATTTATCACAGTTTCACAGAGACAAAG ATTTGTATCAGGATATGTTTTGTGCATTGTTTCAACCCAAAATATTGACGGTTGTGATAGATATAATAAGTGAGCACACCCCAAACTTGGAAGCACTTAACTTGGATGGCAATAAGTTGCAAAACATTGACAGATTTGGTACTCAACTGCACACAAAATTACCGAATTTGTCGATATTACACCTTAGTAATAATCGA ATTCGAGATTTGAAAGCAATTGATGCACTGAAGCAATTAAAGCTGAAAGAACTTCGATTATTAGGTAACCCCATATGTGATAAATACAAACAGCGGCCAGAGGAATTTATTAG TGATATTCGGAAACGATTCCCAAAACTTCTCAAATTG GACGATATGAACCTTCCACCTCCAATTGGATTTGAGATAGCAGCAGATGAAGATGCATCAAAACTGCCAGTATCTCAACGAGTATTTTCAATAACTAATGAAACTCGTCAAGTGGCTGATGCATTCCTTCATCAatatttcctcattttcgacAGCGATAACCGTCAACCGCTGCTTAATGCATATGATGAACAAGCATCGTTTAGTTTAACTATTGCATGTAAACACGACAATTTAAATAG ATTCAAGGAGTACCTGCCACACAACAGAAATTTGTTCAGAATTACTGATCGGGAAAGAAGACTAAAATTAATGAAGCAAGGCAGATTACCCgttgtttcgtttttatcgGAGATCCCAAAAACTAAGCATTGTTTCAACAGCTTTTCCATGGACATTAGTCTTTGCTCG CAAGTGGCGATGGTAGTAATGATAACTGGGGTTTTCCAAGAAGTGGAAACTGATAAAAAGGAACTACGTTATTTCAGTCGAAGCTTGCTTATAGTTCCCCAGGGATCGGGGTTCTGTATTCGCAATGAACAATTGCATATAACCGAGCCGACAGATGACCAAAAAAAGCAAGCTCTAACAGAGCTTTCTGCTGACAACAGTAATGCAAGAATAACAGAATCCAGTGGACCAGTAGTAGCTCAACAAGATCCGCACCTGCAAATGGCTATGGCTCTTAGCCAACAGTCTGGTATGAACCTGGAATGGAGTAGGGAGTGCCTAATCAAAGTGCAATGGAACTTTGACATGGCTCTCGCAGCATTTaagaattttcatgaattgGGACAAGTTCCGCCGCAAGCGtttcagaaataa
- the LOC124413255 gene encoding protein angel homolog 2 isoform X1, whose translation MIPVTPLLTAITVTRTFRRNIDVILFHCKKVYHMTTIPLKHLLIKNLNKEASGVEALFSTYVDLIESNASESTHREFQKSIMEPYLKTCYGSSINHRPCDASTVNFKDNLMNHECTSSPPTNPDLNLNLQENTTPTSDIRRALQNYKAMRSWKKVGRGRSLPSSEANFVIRLFSYNILAQYLLETHSYLYKHHNQCSLEWETRKKLLIQEILEAQATVICLQEMQEDHLNEFLKPFKEHKYNHLYKKRTNDKNDGLLLMFRSDVFDLIEYENVEFFQSGTDLLNRDNVAIIVKLSLKNSPETQIVIATTHLLYNPKRNDIRLGQTQILMAELERIAFIKNTSRGPKYHPIILAGDFNLQPKSGVYKFITEGSFAYMGKSRTLEQADHRRLSNSLIPPHLYVTDSCQHFFILSKRLRNRGEGNVMLENSEKGPPRGSRDSSDQNQFKRNEVDVQNRNFQKIQISDGHHVKFGSGSLTHPFKLRSVYSHIDRNGQDEATTHQDGWVTVDYIFFSEVELIEQYTLPTQKQCKALATIPNHAIGSDHLSIGATFILRKKLRQ comes from the exons ATGATCCCAGTAACTCCACTGTTGACAGCTATCACCGTCACAAGAACATTCAGACGAAATATTGACGTCATTTTGTTTCACTGCAAAAAG GTTTATCATATGACGACAATACCATTAAAacatttattgataaaaaatcttaACAAGGAAGCGTCGGGTGTAGAAGCTCTGTTTTCGACATACGTGGATTTAATAGAATCTAATGCGAGCGAAAGCACGCACAGAGAGTTTCAAAAATCCATTATGGAACCGTACCTAAAGACATGTTACGGATCATCGATCAATCATCGACCTTGTGACGCAAGCACTGTCAACTTTAAAGATAATCTAATGAATCACGAATGTACTTCGTCACCACCCACAAACCCAGATCTTAATTTAAATCTTCAGGAAAATACGACTCCTACAAGTGATATCCGTAGAGCACTACAAAATTACAAAGCAATGCGCTCATGGAAAAAGGTCGGCAGAG GGCGAAGCTTACCTAGCTCTGAAGCAAATTTTGTGATCAGACTATTTTCTTACAATATTTTGGCTCAGTATCTTTTAGAAACGCACAGTTACTTGTATAAGCATCATAATCAGTGCAGTCTTGAATGGGAAACTCGTAAGAAATTACTGATACAAGAAATATTGGAAGCTCAGGCTACT GTAATATGTCTTCAAGAAATGCAAGAGGACCatctgaatgaatttttaaaacccTTTAAAGAACATAAGTATAATCATTTATACAAGAAGCGCACAAACGATAAAAATGACGGGCTGCTTCTGATGTTTCGATCCGATGTATTTGATCTCATCGAGTAtgaaaatgtggaatttttCCAGTCAGGCACAGATCTTCTTAATCGAGACAACGTTGCTATAATTGTCAAACTGTCATTGAAGAACAGTCCAGAAACACAGATAGTTATTGCCACCACACATTTACTTTATAACCCGAAACGAAACGACATCAGGCTCGGTCAGACTCAGATTTTAATGGCTGAACTGGAGAGAATtgcttttattaaaaatacgtC GAGAGGCCCAAAATATCATCCTATAATTCTGGCTGGAGATTTCAATCTGCAACCAAAGTCAGgagtgtataaatttataactgAAGGTTCCTTCGCATACATGGGAAAAAGTCGAACTCTAGAGCAAGCGGATCACCGCCGTTTGAGCAATTCACTTATCCCGCCTCATTTATATGTGACCGACAGTTGTCaacatttcttcattttgtcAAAAAGACTGCGAAATCGGGGTGAAGGTAATGTTATG TTGGAAAACAGTGAAAAAGGGCCACCTAGAGGTAGTCGTGACTCTTCGGATCAGAATCAGTTTAAAAGAAATGAAGTAGATGTCCAAAATCGAAACTtccaaaaaatacaaatatcagATGGTCATCATGTGAAATTTGGATCTGGTTCTTTGACTCATCCATTTAAACTTCGAAGCGTGTATTCTCACATTGACCGTAATGGACAAGACGAAGCTACAACTCATCAAGACGGATGGGTTACAGTGGATTATATATTCTTTAGTGAAGTTGAGCTCATTGAACAGTATACGCTACCTACGCAAAAACAGTGTAAAGCTCTGGCAACTATACCAAATCATGCCATTGGCAGTGATCACTTGAGTATAGGAGCAACTTTTATATTGCGAAAAAAACTGAGGCAATAA
- the LOC124413255 gene encoding protein angel homolog 2 isoform X2 — translation MIPVTPLLTAITVTRTFRRNIDVILFHCKKVYHMTTIPLKHLLIKNLNKEASGVEALFSTYVDLIESNASESTHREFQKSIMEPYLKTCYGSSINHRPCDASTVNFKDNLMNHECTSSPPTNPDLNLNLQENTTPTSDIRRALQNYKAMRSWKKVGRGRSLPSSEANFVIRLFSYNILAQYLLETHSYLYKHHNQCSLEWETRKKLLIQEILEAQATVICLQEMQEDHLNEFLKPFKEHKYNHLYKKRTNDKNDGLLLMFRSDVFDLIEYENVEFFQSGTDLLNRDNVAIIVKLSLKNSPETQIVIATTHLLYNPKRNDIRLGQTQILMAELERIAFIKNTSGPKYHPIILAGDFNLQPKSGVYKFITEGSFAYMGKSRTLEQADHRRLSNSLIPPHLYVTDSCQHFFILSKRLRNRGEGNVMLENSEKGPPRGSRDSSDQNQFKRNEVDVQNRNFQKIQISDGHHVKFGSGSLTHPFKLRSVYSHIDRNGQDEATTHQDGWVTVDYIFFSEVELIEQYTLPTQKQCKALATIPNHAIGSDHLSIGATFILRKKLRQ, via the exons ATGATCCCAGTAACTCCACTGTTGACAGCTATCACCGTCACAAGAACATTCAGACGAAATATTGACGTCATTTTGTTTCACTGCAAAAAG GTTTATCATATGACGACAATACCATTAAAacatttattgataaaaaatcttaACAAGGAAGCGTCGGGTGTAGAAGCTCTGTTTTCGACATACGTGGATTTAATAGAATCTAATGCGAGCGAAAGCACGCACAGAGAGTTTCAAAAATCCATTATGGAACCGTACCTAAAGACATGTTACGGATCATCGATCAATCATCGACCTTGTGACGCAAGCACTGTCAACTTTAAAGATAATCTAATGAATCACGAATGTACTTCGTCACCACCCACAAACCCAGATCTTAATTTAAATCTTCAGGAAAATACGACTCCTACAAGTGATATCCGTAGAGCACTACAAAATTACAAAGCAATGCGCTCATGGAAAAAGGTCGGCAGAG GGCGAAGCTTACCTAGCTCTGAAGCAAATTTTGTGATCAGACTATTTTCTTACAATATTTTGGCTCAGTATCTTTTAGAAACGCACAGTTACTTGTATAAGCATCATAATCAGTGCAGTCTTGAATGGGAAACTCGTAAGAAATTACTGATACAAGAAATATTGGAAGCTCAGGCTACT GTAATATGTCTTCAAGAAATGCAAGAGGACCatctgaatgaatttttaaaacccTTTAAAGAACATAAGTATAATCATTTATACAAGAAGCGCACAAACGATAAAAATGACGGGCTGCTTCTGATGTTTCGATCCGATGTATTTGATCTCATCGAGTAtgaaaatgtggaatttttCCAGTCAGGCACAGATCTTCTTAATCGAGACAACGTTGCTATAATTGTCAAACTGTCATTGAAGAACAGTCCAGAAACACAGATAGTTATTGCCACCACACATTTACTTTATAACCCGAAACGAAACGACATCAGGCTCGGTCAGACTCAGATTTTAATGGCTGAACTGGAGAGAATtgcttttattaaaaatacgtC AGGCCCAAAATATCATCCTATAATTCTGGCTGGAGATTTCAATCTGCAACCAAAGTCAGgagtgtataaatttataactgAAGGTTCCTTCGCATACATGGGAAAAAGTCGAACTCTAGAGCAAGCGGATCACCGCCGTTTGAGCAATTCACTTATCCCGCCTCATTTATATGTGACCGACAGTTGTCaacatttcttcattttgtcAAAAAGACTGCGAAATCGGGGTGAAGGTAATGTTATG TTGGAAAACAGTGAAAAAGGGCCACCTAGAGGTAGTCGTGACTCTTCGGATCAGAATCAGTTTAAAAGAAATGAAGTAGATGTCCAAAATCGAAACTtccaaaaaatacaaatatcagATGGTCATCATGTGAAATTTGGATCTGGTTCTTTGACTCATCCATTTAAACTTCGAAGCGTGTATTCTCACATTGACCGTAATGGACAAGACGAAGCTACAACTCATCAAGACGGATGGGTTACAGTGGATTATATATTCTTTAGTGAAGTTGAGCTCATTGAACAGTATACGCTACCTACGCAAAAACAGTGTAAAGCTCTGGCAACTATACCAAATCATGCCATTGGCAGTGATCACTTGAGTATAGGAGCAACTTTTATATTGCGAAAAAAACTGAGGCAATAA
- the LOC124413258 gene encoding beta-1,3-galactosyltransferase 5 has translation MYIRRGVRYVIFWTLIVLLFYIILQQFFDARKSSPVYFRKINSSQIDRGNLLNLNPFRYVINTDCDTSFLVWVVTSYAADVSARSALRRAYSEPELQELGVRRVFLLALLHGDAETQTHVTQNAILDEARRYNDIVQGNFIEAYKNLTYKHVMGLKWATRYCKNASYVMKMDHDIVVDLYKIIEVIKTASIAHNVVMGYVLRNMIPVREPMNKWFVTRDEFVADFYPDFLSGWLYVTTPKTAKDLVDAAQIYPKYFWIDDLFLTGIIREELGIKFHDIHEIYTTNNEYLNCCLKARAKKFKCDFAIGPNGGDTELQVRFKEFAEYCRSNCFPRPTKFSVNNTCIVAWHDPNLGRGEAQVFPLQLDVM, from the coding sequence ATGTACATACGACGTGGGGTGCGttatgtaattttttggaCACTGATCGTGCTATTGTTTTACATAattcttcaacaattttttgacgCTAGAAAATCAAGTCCAGTTTACTTTCGAAAGATCAACAGCAGCCAAATTGATAGAGgcaatttgttgaatttaaatCCCTTTCGATATGTAATAAACACGGACTGCGATACTAGCTTTCTTGTTTGGGTCGTCACATCATACGCTGCTGATGTGTCGGCCAGAAGTGCATTACGCAGGGCTTACTCGGAGCCCGAATTGCAAGAATTGGGAGTTAGAAGAGTATTTTTATTAGCATTGTTACACGGTGACGCTGAAACTCAAACCCACGTCACACAAAATGCTATTTTAGACGAAGCACGGAGATACAATGACATCGTTCAAGGCAACTTTATTGAGGCGTACAAAAATCTTACCTACAAACACGTGATGGGCCTGAAATGGGCTACGCGATATTGTAAAAATGCTTCGTACGTCATGAAAATGGATCATGACATTGTAGTGGACCTTTACAAGATTATAGAAGTAATAAAAACAGCCAGTATAGCTCATAATGTTGTGATGGGTTACGTACTGAGGAATATGATTCCCGTACGCGAACCCATGAACAAATGGTTTGTTACTAGGGATGAGTTTGTTGCGGACTTCTATCCAGACTTTCTATCTGGTTGGCTATATGTAACGACTCCAAAAACTGCCAAGGATTTAGTTGATGCTGCACAAATTTATCCCAAGTATTTTTGGATAGATGATCTATTTCTTACAGGTATCATTAGAGAGGAATTAGGTATAAAGTTTCACGATATACATGAAATTTATACaacaaataatgaatatttgaattgttGCTTAAAAGCTCGTGCCAAGAAATTCAAATGTGATTTTGCAATTGGGCCAAATGGTGGCGATACAGAGTTACAAGTCAGATTTAAAGAATTTGCTGAATACTGTAGAAGCAATTGCTTTCCAAGACctacaaaattttcagtcaataATACTTGCATTGTCGCTTGGCACGATCCTAATTTAGGCCGAGGCGAAGCTCAAGTATTTCCCCTTCAATTGGATGTGATGTGA